A single window of Hyla sarda isolate aHylSar1 chromosome 2, aHylSar1.hap1, whole genome shotgun sequence DNA harbors:
- the SLC16A1 gene encoding monocarboxylate transporter 1 has protein sequence MPPAIGGPVGYTPPEGGWGWAVVVGAFVSIGFSYAFPKSITVFFKDIEVIFGATSSEVSWISSIMLAVMYAGGPISSVLVNKYGSRPIMIAGGLLAGTGLIAASFCNTVTELYFCIGVIGGFGLAFNLNPALTMIGKYFYKRRPIANGIAMAGSPVFLSTLAPMNQYFYSIFGWRGSFLILGGLLLNCCVAGSLMRPIGPKPESAKKVTKEVLEEAGKCTSKEDGEANKDLIDGKAKTKPTFFQTINKFLDFSLFTHRGFLIYLSGHTIMFFGLFAPLVFLSNYAKSKHISNESAAFLLSILAFVDMVARPSMGIVANTKLVRPKVQYFFAIAVLYNGVCHLFAPMSENYVGFALYAAFFGFAFGWLSSVLFETLMDLVGAQRFSSAVGLVTIVECCPVLLGPPLLGKLNDMYGDYRYTYQACGIVLIVASVYLFIGMTIHYRLTAKEQKAEEKKRNQEANGGEAEPKVNNEISVLPQNSDEVVKEEESNI, from the exons ATGCCACCTGCAATTGGAGGACCTGTTGGTTACACACCGCCCGAAGGAGGCTGGGGTTGGGCTGTCGTGGTTGGAGCCTTTGTGTCAATCGGCTTCTCTTATGCCTTTCCCAAATCAATCACAGTCTTTTTTAAAGACATAGAAGTAATATTTGGAGCGACAAGTAGTGAGGTCTCATGGATTTCTTCTATTATGCTGGCTGTAATGTATGCTGGAG GTCCCATAAGCAGTGTGTTGGTGAACAAATATGGAAGCAGACCTATCATGATTGCTGGTGGACTTCTTGCAGGCACAGGTTTAATCGCAGCCTCATTCTGTAATACGGTGACCGAACTATATTTTTGTATTGGTGTCATTGGTG GGTTTGGGCTTGCTTTTAACTTGAATCCAGCACTAACTATGATTGGAAAGTATTTCTATAAGAGGAGACCAATAGCTAATGGAATTGCCATGGCAGGAAGCCCTGTATTCTTATCAACTCTAGCTCCTATGAATCAGTACTTCTATAGCATATTTGGATGGCGGGGAAGCTTCTTGATCCTGGGAGGGCTTCTGCTAAATTGTTGTGTTGCAGGTTCCTTAATGCGTCCCATTGGGCCAAAACCTGAGAGCGCTAAGAAGGTGACCAAGGAAGTTTTGGAAGAAGCTGGAAAATGCACTTCTAAAGAAGATGGAGAAGCTAACAAAGATCTCATTGATGGCAAAGCAAAAACAAAGCCAACCTTTTTCCAGACAATCAACAAGTTTTTGGACTTTTCTCTTTTTACACATCGTGGATTCTTGATTTACCTTTCTGGACACACAATCATGTTCTTTGGACTCTTTGCACCTTTAGTCTTCCTTAGCAATTATGCAAAAAGCAAGCATATTTCAAATGAGTCTGCTGCCTTCTTGCTTTCTATTCTTGCTTTTGTAGATATGGTTGCAAGACCGTCCATGGGAATAGTAGCAAATACCAAGTTGGTGAGACCAAAGGTGCAGTATTTCTTTGCCATTGCTGTACTTTATAATGGTGTGTGCCACCTCTTTGCTCCCATGTCAGAAAATTATGTTGGCTTTGCTTTATATGCTGCCTTCTTTGGATTTGCTTTTGGTTGGCTCAGCTCTGTCCTCTTTGAAACTTTGATGGACTTGGTTGGTGCACAGAGGTTTTCAAGTGCTGTTGGATTGGTAACCATCGTAGAATGTTGCCCTGTGCTCCTTGGGCCACCCCTTTTAG GAAAACTGAATGACATGTACGGTGACTACAGGTATACCTACCAAGCCTGTGGGATAGTGCTTATTGTTGCTTCAGTCTACCTCTTTATTGGCATGACGATCCACTACAGACTCACAGCAAAAGAGCAAAAAGCCGAAGAGAAAAAGAGAAACCAGGAGGCAAATGGTGGAGAGGCTGAGCCCAAAGTCAACAATGAGATTTCGGTCCTTCCTCAGAATTCTGATGAAGTAGTGAAAGAGGAGGAAAGCAACATATGA